One window of the Burkholderia sp. FERM BP-3421 genome contains the following:
- a CDS encoding heavy metal sensor histidine kinase produces the protein MKRSISLRLSVMFGITSFLVFTLIGVGMFAVMERQLFAELRATLSTRAKVAEMIVLHANTPERWRIMHEKLADLEPPSGSTRYQVDSDNPAFRFGQPVRGAPAGPASGAFQLLRLDDSGYDVMVHTTLLPAAAGRPPGRLIVSTTCERTQKMLRHIGLTLAALIAGATLISLLLSRAVTRFGLEPLVQLSREAAELSPANRRQRLCADALPRELHDLASSFNGALERIEHAYDRLESFNADVAHELRTPVSILIGQTQVALTTRDRSAERMRQTLQSNLEEFERLRVIVNDMLFLSRSDRGERATDLADVSLAAEVARMLDFLEIPLDEAQLRAELTGDARAPVDPSLFGRAMTNLLINAIQHSRAGATLQVRITPRGEQVEIAVSNPGEPIDPVARAHIFERFYRLEEARANSEENHGLGLSIVKAVAEMHGGAVFVTCGDGRNTFGFSVAAHARPPLPDLPAERDPGERRPALRAG, from the coding sequence ATGAAACGCTCGATCTCGCTGCGCCTGTCGGTGATGTTCGGCATCACCTCGTTCCTGGTCTTCACGCTGATCGGCGTCGGCATGTTCGCGGTGATGGAGCGGCAGCTGTTCGCCGAGCTGCGCGCGACCTTGTCCACGCGCGCGAAGGTCGCCGAGATGATCGTGCTGCACGCGAACACCCCGGAACGCTGGCGCATCATGCACGAGAAGCTCGCCGACCTGGAGCCGCCGAGCGGGTCCACGCGCTACCAGGTCGACAGCGACAACCCCGCGTTCCGCTTCGGCCAGCCGGTGCGCGGCGCGCCGGCGGGGCCGGCGTCCGGCGCGTTCCAGCTGCTGCGGCTCGACGACAGCGGCTACGACGTGATGGTCCACACCACGCTGCTGCCCGCGGCGGCCGGGCGGCCGCCCGGTCGGCTGATCGTGTCGACCACCTGCGAGCGCACCCAGAAGATGCTCCGGCACATCGGCCTCACGCTCGCCGCGCTGATCGCGGGCGCGACGCTGATCTCGCTGCTGCTGAGCCGCGCGGTCACGCGCTTCGGGCTCGAACCGCTCGTGCAGCTGTCGCGCGAGGCCGCCGAGCTGAGCCCGGCGAACCGCCGCCAGCGGCTGTGCGCCGACGCGCTGCCGCGCGAGCTGCACGACCTCGCCAGTTCATTCAACGGCGCGCTGGAGCGCATCGAGCATGCGTACGACCGGCTCGAATCGTTCAACGCGGACGTCGCGCACGAGCTGCGCACGCCGGTCAGCATCCTGATCGGCCAGACCCAGGTCGCGCTGACCACGCGTGACCGCTCGGCCGAGCGGATGCGCCAGACGCTGCAGTCGAATCTGGAGGAGTTCGAGCGGCTGCGGGTGATCGTCAACGACATGCTGTTCCTGTCGCGCAGCGATCGCGGCGAACGCGCGACCGACCTCGCCGACGTCTCGCTCGCGGCCGAGGTCGCGCGCATGCTCGACTTCCTCGAGATCCCGCTCGACGAGGCGCAGCTGCGCGCCGAGCTGACGGGCGACGCGCGCGCGCCCGTCGATCCGTCGCTGTTCGGCCGCGCGATGACCAACCTGCTGATCAACGCGATCCAGCATTCGCGCGCGGGCGCCACGCTCCAGGTGCGGATCACGCCGCGCGGCGAGCAGGTGGAGATCGCCGTGTCGAATCCGGGCGAGCCGATCGACCCGGTCGCGCGCGCCCATATCTTCGAACGTTTCTATCGATTGGAGGAAGCGCGCGCGAACAGCGAGGAAAACCACGGCCTCGGCCTGTCGATCGTGAAGGCCGTGGCCGAGATGCACGGCGGCGCGGTGTTCGTCACCTGCGGCGACGGCAGGAATACGTTCGGCTTTTCGGTCGCCGCGCACGCCCGCCCGCCGCTCCCCGACCTGCCCGCCGAGCGCGACCCGGGCGAGCGCCGGCCGGCATTGCGCGCGGGATAG
- a CDS encoding heavy metal response regulator transcription factor, with protein MKVLIVEDEAKVVDYLRSGLSEEGWVVDAATDGEEGAWKAVEYDYDVVVLDVMLPKLDGFGVLRALRAQKDTPVIMLTARDRVDDRVRGLRGGADDYLTKPFSFLELIERLRALTRRARVQEATLISIGDLRVDLISRRAMRNGIRLDLTAQEFQLLSVLARRRGEVLSKTTITELVWDVNFDSNANVVETAIKRLRAKLDGPFSDKLLHTIRGMGYVLEVRDEPEPEPRRL; from the coding sequence ATGAAAGTATTGATAGTCGAAGACGAAGCCAAGGTGGTCGATTACCTGAGAAGCGGCCTGTCCGAGGAAGGCTGGGTGGTCGACGCCGCGACGGACGGCGAGGAAGGCGCGTGGAAAGCGGTCGAATACGACTACGACGTGGTCGTGCTCGACGTGATGCTGCCGAAGCTCGACGGCTTCGGCGTGCTGCGCGCGCTGCGCGCCCAAAAGGATACGCCGGTCATCATGCTGACCGCGCGCGACCGCGTCGACGACCGCGTGCGCGGCCTGCGCGGCGGCGCCGACGACTATCTGACAAAGCCGTTCTCGTTCCTCGAGCTGATCGAGCGGCTGCGCGCGCTGACGCGCCGCGCGCGCGTGCAGGAGGCGACGCTGATCTCGATCGGCGACCTGCGGGTCGACCTGATCAGCCGCCGCGCGATGCGCAACGGCATCCGCCTCGACCTGACCGCGCAGGAATTCCAGCTGCTCAGCGTGCTTGCGCGGCGGCGCGGCGAGGTGCTGTCGAAGACCACCATCACCGAGCTGGTGTGGGACGTCAATTTCGACAGTAACGCCAACGTGGTCGAGACCGCGATCAAGCGGCTGCGCGCGAAACTCGACGGCCCGTTCAGCGACAAGCTGCTGCATACGATCCGCGGCATGGGCTACGTGCTCGAAGTGCGCGACGAACCCGAACCGGAGCCGAGGCGCCTATGA
- a CDS encoding efflux transporter outer membrane subunit, translated as MAGKAAPGRATARLIRPGPLRLAAAAALLALAGCTVGPDYHRPDVAAPAAWRLDPADAYWRPAAPARASLAPDWWQTFGDPRLDALETEALAHNQSVQVIAARYDQARATLASAAAAQWPSVGLTAGASRARISSDRPLTNYATQNTSTVQNDVQAGARVSYEPDLFGRIRRTVEAARAGAEQAGDDLANARLVMTASVATTYLALRSSDAEIDVLNRSVALQQKALDFVTAQHDLGAVSGLNLLQQQAQLDATRTEAQLLLNQRAQYEHALATLVGTPAPSFSIAPAVQVLPAPPLPAGLPSDLLQRRPDVASAERAMAAANAQIGVARAAYFPRITLAPDLGWDATRFASLFTVPSLLWSVGASISQPLFEGGRLAAGVDFAKAGYTAAQANYRQTVLTAFEEVQNAVTGLSVLDEANRRAQAAADDARRLVGLAQDRYAGGLAAYIDVISAQQQLLTSERQQVQIRGQRAALVVYLAKALGGGWSAAEVDAAGGPAAGGPAASSTVTTPAPAS; from the coding sequence ATGGCCGGCAAGGCCGCGCCCGGCCGCGCCACGGCCCGCCTGATCCGGCCCGGCCCGCTGCGGCTCGCGGCGGCCGCGGCGCTGCTCGCGCTCGCCGGCTGCACGGTCGGCCCCGACTACCATCGGCCCGACGTCGCCGCGCCGGCTGCATGGCGGCTCGATCCCGCCGACGCCTACTGGCGCCCGGCCGCGCCCGCGCGCGCTTCGCTCGCGCCGGACTGGTGGCAGACATTCGGCGACCCGCGCCTCGATGCGCTCGAAACCGAGGCGCTCGCGCACAACCAGAGCGTGCAGGTGATCGCGGCGCGCTACGACCAGGCGCGGGCGACGCTGGCCTCGGCCGCCGCCGCGCAATGGCCGAGCGTCGGCCTGACGGCGGGCGCGAGCCGCGCGCGGATCTCGTCGGATCGGCCGCTCACCAATTACGCGACGCAAAACACCTCGACGGTGCAGAACGACGTGCAGGCCGGCGCGCGGGTCAGCTACGAGCCCGACCTGTTCGGGCGGATCCGGCGCACCGTCGAGGCCGCGCGGGCCGGCGCCGAGCAGGCCGGCGACGATCTCGCGAACGCCCGCCTCGTGATGACCGCGAGCGTCGCGACCACCTACCTCGCGCTGCGCTCCAGCGACGCCGAGATCGACGTGCTGAACCGCTCGGTCGCGCTGCAACAGAAAGCGCTCGATTTCGTGACGGCGCAGCACGACCTCGGCGCGGTGTCCGGCCTGAACCTGCTGCAACAGCAGGCGCAACTCGACGCGACCCGCACCGAGGCCCAGTTGCTGCTGAATCAGCGCGCCCAGTACGAACATGCGCTGGCGACGCTGGTCGGCACGCCCGCGCCGTCGTTCTCGATCGCGCCGGCCGTGCAGGTGCTGCCCGCCCCGCCGCTGCCGGCCGGCCTGCCGAGCGACCTGTTGCAGCGGCGGCCCGACGTCGCGTCGGCCGAGCGCGCGATGGCGGCCGCCAACGCGCAGATCGGCGTCGCGCGCGCGGCCTATTTCCCGCGCATCACGCTCGCGCCGGACCTCGGCTGGGACGCGACCCGCTTCGCGAGCCTGTTCACGGTGCCGAGCCTGCTATGGTCGGTGGGCGCCTCGATCAGCCAGCCGCTGTTCGAGGGCGGCCGGCTGGCGGCCGGCGTCGACTTCGCCAAGGCCGGCTACACCGCTGCGCAGGCCAACTACCGGCAAACCGTGCTGACTGCGTTCGAGGAGGTGCAAAATGCGGTCACGGGCCTGTCGGTGCTCGACGAGGCCAACCGCCGCGCGCAGGCCGCCGCCGACGATGCGCGCCGGCTCGTCGGCCTCGCGCAGGATCGCTACGCGGGCGGGCTCGCCGCGTACATCGACGTGATCAGCGCGCAACAGCAGCTGTTGACGAGCGAGCGCCAGCAGGTGCAGATTCGCGGCCAGCGCGCCGCGCTCGTGGTGTATCTGGCGAAGGCGCTCGGCGGCGGCTGGAGCGCGGCGGAGGTGGATGCGGCAGGCGGCCCTGCGGCAGGCGGCCCCGCCGCCAGCAGCACCGTCACGACGCCCGCGCCGGCCTCGTGA
- a CDS encoding efflux RND transporter periplasmic adaptor subunit, producing the protein MEEKHHSTVGLHVDESGLDLPARAQVWTRARFALLVIGLLLAALALRTVIADLMNGNRLDALTAQNARQYVNVVQPSTATGDAHVALPGTLRGYVEAPIYARASGYVQRWETDIGARVRQGQLLAVLDTPELDQELAQASAQRQQVASTLALAKTSFDRAQQLRQRDAVSQQELDDRQGAYNQGVANLAAADANVRRLTELKGFQRIVAPIDGVVTQRNIDVGDLVNAGNGGTGRALFTVVQADRLRLYVQVPQTYAQQIKPGQHVSVTQSELPGQQFDGTITHTAQAIDVASRTLQVEITLPNPDGRLLPGAYVKATLPMAPVGTLTIPANTLLFRAEGPNVAVVGANGQIRLHPVTIARTLGQTLEIDSGIGASDRLVLNPSDSLANGDEVTVAQTARPARAASAGARS; encoded by the coding sequence ATGGAAGAGAAACATCACAGCACCGTCGGCCTCCACGTCGACGAATCCGGCCTCGATCTCCCCGCCCGCGCGCAGGTGTGGACCCGCGCGCGCTTCGCGCTGCTCGTGATCGGGCTGCTGCTCGCCGCGCTCGCGCTGCGCACCGTGATCGCCGACCTGATGAACGGCAACCGGCTCGACGCGCTGACCGCGCAGAACGCCCGCCAGTACGTGAACGTCGTGCAGCCGAGCACCGCGACGGGCGACGCCCACGTGGCGCTGCCCGGCACGCTGCGCGGCTACGTCGAGGCGCCGATCTACGCGCGCGCGAGCGGCTACGTGCAGCGCTGGGAGACCGACATCGGCGCGCGGGTCCGCCAGGGCCAGCTGCTCGCCGTGCTCGATACGCCCGAACTCGACCAGGAGCTGGCGCAGGCAAGCGCGCAGCGCCAGCAGGTCGCGTCGACGCTCGCGCTCGCGAAGACCTCGTTCGACCGCGCGCAGCAGCTGCGCCAGCGCGATGCGGTGTCGCAGCAGGAACTCGACGATCGCCAGGGCGCGTACAACCAGGGCGTCGCGAACCTCGCGGCCGCCGATGCGAACGTGCGACGCCTGACCGAGCTGAAGGGGTTCCAGCGCATCGTCGCGCCGATCGACGGCGTGGTCACGCAGCGCAACATCGATGTCGGCGACCTCGTCAACGCGGGCAACGGCGGTACCGGCCGTGCGCTGTTCACGGTGGTGCAGGCGGACCGGCTGCGGCTCTACGTGCAGGTGCCGCAGACCTACGCGCAGCAGATCAAGCCCGGCCAGCACGTGTCGGTCACGCAGTCCGAGCTTCCCGGCCAGCAGTTCGACGGCACCATCACGCACACCGCGCAGGCGATCGACGTCGCAAGCCGCACGCTGCAGGTCGAGATCACGCTGCCGAATCCGGACGGCCGCCTGCTGCCCGGCGCATATGTGAAGGCGACGCTGCCGATGGCGCCCGTCGGCACGCTGACGATTCCCGCCAACACGCTGCTGTTCCGCGCCGAAGGCCCGAACGTCGCGGTGGTCGGGGCGAACGGCCAGATCCGGCTGCATCCGGTCACGATCGCCCGCACGCTCGGCCAGACGCTCGAAATCGACAGCGGCATCGGCGCGAGCGACCGGCTCGTGCTGAATCCGAGCGATTCGCTCGCCAACGGCGACGAGGTGACCGTCGCGCAAACCGCCAGGCCGGCGCGCGCCGCCAGCGCGGGAGCGCGTTCGTGA
- a CDS encoding efflux RND transporter permease subunit has protein sequence MWIVDLALRRPYTFIVMAIMILLATPLALMRTPTDVLPSVDIPVISVIWNYNGLSAQEMANRITSVHERTLTTTVSNIQHLESQTLPGIAIVKVFLQPGANTQTAIAQTVSSAQAIVRQMPQGATPPLIISYSASSIPVIQLGLSSHSMSEQALADVAMNFLRPQLITIPGAQVPYPYGGRTRVIAVDLDTQALTAKGLTPADIVSAVNVQNLVLPTGTAKIGQTEYQVGTNASPDTVAELNRIPVQTANGATIYLGDVAHVRDGFSPQTNIVRKDGQRGVLVSVLKNGDASTLQVVNTLKSLLPAIEPTLPEDLKITPLFDQSVFVDAAIQGVIHEALIAALLTAMMILLFLGNWRSTLIIAISIPLSIFTSLLALSALGQTINIMTLGGLALAVGILVDDATVTIENIERHLHLGTGLREAILEGAGEIAVPAFVSTLCICIVFVPMFFLTGVARYLFVPLAEAVVFAMLASYVLSRTLVPTLALLLFRGHAAPDPHAKPSRLARLYHGFDHAFERLRASYIVLLSVLLVRRRVYATAFLGFCVLSTGLVFALGRDFFPSVDAGNIRLHMRAPTGYRIEETARLADQVEQVVREVVPAGELGTIVDNLGLPVSGINLSYSNSGTIGSLDGEIMIALKPGHRPAQRYVEQLRALLPARFPGIEFFFQPSDIVTQILNFGQPAAIDVQVQGDDLAANTAIASRLMKQIRAIPGAVDAHVLQRNDTPLLTADMDRTRMQQLNLSAQNVAQNMLISLSGSTQTTPAFWVSPKTGVQYPLTIQTPQYQVASVGDLLATPVSASTRAGAPYQLLANLVSIRQGVTPAILSHYNIRPVIDLYVSVEGRDLGSVAGDIGKLVDRARDTLPRGASIVMRGQVETMRTSYLGLGAGVAMAIVLVYLLIVVNFQSWLDPLIIISAMPAALAGIAWMLFITGTHLSVPALTGAIMTVGVATANSILVVAFARQRLDAGAPPLTAALEAGATRIRPVLMTALAMIIGMVPMALGLGEGAEQNAPLGRAVIGGLLFATVSTLLFVPLVFAGVHQRLAKRRARLTASS, from the coding sequence ATGTGGATTGTCGACCTCGCGCTCCGGCGCCCGTACACGTTCATCGTGATGGCCATCATGATTCTGCTGGCCACCCCGCTCGCGCTGATGCGCACGCCGACCGACGTGCTGCCGTCGGTCGACATCCCGGTCATCAGCGTGATCTGGAATTACAACGGCTTGTCCGCGCAGGAGATGGCGAACCGCATCACGTCGGTGCATGAACGCACGCTGACCACCACGGTCAGCAACATCCAGCATCTGGAATCGCAGACGCTGCCCGGCATCGCCATCGTCAAGGTGTTCCTGCAGCCCGGCGCGAACACCCAGACCGCGATCGCGCAGACGGTGTCGTCCGCGCAGGCGATCGTGCGGCAGATGCCGCAAGGCGCGACCCCGCCGCTCATCATCAGCTACTCGGCGTCGAGCATTCCGGTGATCCAGCTCGGCCTGTCGAGCCATTCGATGTCGGAGCAGGCCCTCGCCGACGTCGCGATGAACTTCCTGCGGCCGCAGCTGATCACGATCCCCGGCGCGCAGGTGCCCTATCCGTACGGCGGCCGGACCCGCGTGATCGCGGTCGACCTCGACACCCAGGCGCTCACCGCGAAGGGGCTCACGCCCGCCGACATCGTCAGCGCGGTCAACGTGCAGAACCTGGTGCTGCCGACCGGCACCGCGAAGATCGGCCAGACCGAATACCAGGTCGGCACCAACGCCTCCCCCGACACCGTCGCCGAACTGAACCGGATCCCGGTGCAGACCGCGAACGGCGCGACCATCTATCTCGGGGATGTCGCGCACGTGCGCGACGGCTTCTCGCCGCAGACCAACATCGTGCGCAAGGACGGCCAGCGCGGCGTGCTCGTGTCGGTGCTGAAGAATGGCGACGCCTCGACGCTGCAGGTCGTCAACACGCTGAAATCGCTGCTGCCGGCGATCGAGCCGACCCTGCCCGAGGATCTCAAGATCACGCCGCTGTTCGATCAGTCGGTGTTCGTCGACGCGGCGATCCAGGGCGTGATCCACGAGGCGCTGATCGCCGCGCTGCTGACCGCGATGATGATCCTGCTGTTCCTGGGCAACTGGCGCAGCACGCTGATCATCGCGATCTCGATCCCGCTGTCGATCTTCACCTCGCTGCTGGCGCTGTCGGCGCTCGGCCAGACCATCAACATCATGACGCTCGGCGGGCTCGCGCTCGCGGTCGGGATCCTGGTCGACGACGCCACCGTGACGATCGAGAACATCGAGCGCCACCTGCATCTCGGCACCGGCCTGCGCGAGGCGATCCTCGAAGGCGCGGGCGAGATCGCGGTGCCGGCCTTCGTGTCGACGCTCTGCATCTGCATCGTGTTCGTGCCGATGTTCTTCCTCACGGGCGTCGCCCGCTACCTGTTCGTGCCGCTCGCCGAGGCGGTGGTGTTCGCGATGCTCGCGTCCTACGTGCTGTCGCGCACGCTGGTGCCGACCCTCGCGCTGCTGCTGTTCCGCGGGCACGCCGCGCCCGATCCGCACGCGAAGCCATCGCGCCTCGCGCGCCTGTACCACGGCTTCGACCACGCGTTCGAGCGGCTGCGCGCGTCGTACATCGTGCTGCTGAGCGTGCTGCTGGTGCGCCGGCGCGTCTACGCGACGGCCTTCCTCGGCTTCTGCGTGCTGTCGACGGGCCTCGTGTTCGCGCTCGGCCGGGATTTCTTCCCGAGCGTCGACGCCGGCAACATCCGCCTGCACATGCGCGCGCCGACCGGCTACCGGATCGAGGAAACCGCGCGGCTCGCCGATCAGGTCGAGCAGGTGGTGCGCGAGGTGGTGCCCGCGGGCGAGCTGGGCACGATCGTCGACAACCTCGGCCTGCCCGTCAGCGGCATCAACCTGTCGTACAGCAACTCGGGCACCATCGGCTCGCTCGACGGCGAGATCATGATCGCGCTGAAGCCCGGCCACCGGCCCGCGCAACGCTATGTCGAGCAGCTGCGCGCGCTCCTGCCCGCACGCTTCCCCGGCATCGAGTTCTTCTTCCAGCCGTCCGACATCGTCACGCAGATCCTGAACTTCGGGCAGCCAGCGGCGATCGACGTGCAGGTCCAGGGCGACGACCTCGCGGCCAACACCGCGATCGCCAGCCGGCTGATGAAGCAGATCCGCGCGATTCCCGGCGCGGTCGACGCGCACGTCCTGCAACGCAACGACACGCCACTCCTGACCGCCGACATGGATCGCACGCGCATGCAGCAGCTCAACCTGTCCGCGCAGAACGTCGCGCAGAACATGCTGATCTCGCTGTCGGGCAGCACGCAGACCACGCCCGCGTTCTGGGTCAGCCCGAAGACCGGCGTACAGTACCCGCTGACGATCCAGACGCCGCAATACCAGGTCGCGTCGGTCGGCGACCTGCTCGCGACGCCGGTGTCGGCCAGCACCCGCGCGGGCGCGCCGTACCAGTTGCTCGCGAACCTGGTGTCGATCCGCCAGGGCGTCACGCCGGCGATCCTGAGCCACTACAACATCCGGCCCGTGATCGATCTGTACGTGAGCGTCGAGGGCCGCGACCTCGGCTCGGTCGCGGGCGACATCGGCAAGCTGGTCGACCGCGCGCGCGACACGCTGCCGCGCGGCGCGAGCATCGTGATGCGCGGCCAGGTCGAGACCATGCGCACCTCGTACCTCGGCCTCGGCGCGGGGGTCGCGATGGCGATCGTGCTCGTCTACCTGCTGATCGTCGTGAACTTCCAGTCGTGGCTCGATCCGCTCATCATCATCAGCGCGATGCCCGCCGCGCTCGCCGGGATTGCCTGGATGCTGTTCATCACGGGCACCCACCTGAGCGTGCCCGCGCTGACCGGCGCGATCATGACGGTCGGGGTCGCGACCGCCAACAGCATCCTGGTGGTGGCGTTCGCGCGGCAGCGGCTCGACGCCGGCGCGCCGCCGCTGACGGCCGCGCTGGAGGCCGGCGCGACGCGCATCCGGCCCGTGCTGATGACCGCGCTCGCCATGATCATCGGCATGGTGCCGATGGCGCTCGGGCTCGGCGAAGGCGCCGAGCAGAACGCGCCGCTCGGCCGCGCGGTGATCGGCGGCCTGTTGTTCGCGACCGTCTCGACGCTGCTGTTCGTGCCGCTCGTGTTTGCCGGGGTCCATCAGCGTCTGGCGAAGCGCCGGGCGCGGCTGACCGCTTCATCCTGA